Below is a genomic region from Doryrhamphus excisus isolate RoL2022-K1 chromosome 16, RoL_Dexc_1.0, whole genome shotgun sequence.
GTGGACCTCCAAATACACTTTACGTCAGTAATGACTTGTGTCTGTTGTGCAAAAGGAATTGcagtacaaaaaaacacaaacatttgaaTCCTAATTATTCAGGTAGCTATAATGCGAGAGAATCGTGTCGTTAGTTTTAGGTCCTACCTCTGCTTTGTGTGATTTGGAGGCTATCGTATTTGTTCCACATTGCCAGAAAAAGTGCAGTCAAGTGCCTTGAGACGTGTTTGGGGTGTCTTTAGTCATCCACTGACTTGGGGCTCATCTTTTTAAGATCACACATGGGGATCTGTAGACATTTTATATCCACTGTGGTGGCTAAATATGTAAATGACTCAATGAAAAGTATTGAGAATCATGAGCAATAAAAGAATGACTTTTTATGAAATGTATACAGGTGGTTCTCTGGTTACGAACGAGTTCCTTTCCTAGACTGTCATGTTTTAGTGTAAGTCAGAATTGAGAACTAAATAAGTTACTCACGCTGTACACAGAAGACATAAAGGATGTATAAATACAgtgataaaaatattaaatacagaaTTCAGTGAAACgttgataaataataatctcTGTGGTTCTCCTAGGCTGAAAGGATAACCTCATCTCATTTTTGATAATTTTCACTCCCAAGGTGATAGCGTTCCTTTTCATTGGTGCACCTGGGGATAAAATGAAGTGTAGAAAGTTGACTAATAATCAATGATATTCCATCTCATGTTGTACACTGTATTCTTCCGCTCAGCATTCTTGTGCTgtgaatttaattcatttttgggAATGTGTTGCTAACCCGGGAACGTCAGAagccgaggaccacctgtatgcAGCCTCAACTAGCTCTCTTCTACATATATGTGTTTGAGCAGAGGAGCCTTGTGCCACACaatttaaatttacaatttaaagaATCCTGTTTTACAGTTTGCTTAATTGTCATATTGTGTTTTGTCATTCCGAGTAAAATAAGTAACTAAGAAACTTAAAACAGGCACTGTATGTTTACTCATTCAGGTGTATTGGGATAAGTCTAGCATTAACGCGGGATTAGACTATTTTTCCGTGATTGTCTTGATCAAGGTATGTCTGCTTTCTGATTTAACTTGTTTGGTGATCAGTGACCACATTAACATAACTTTATTATACCTGCCTTGCTACTGTGTTGAGAATGTCCTTAGATGCAATactgtgttttgtatttttgctccaattttaatcattttatgttaactactgttttttttcaagtcacaCACTATTAAATGTGTGATAAAAAACACACCTTTTAATGGTAAATGGTGGGGAAATTAGTATGTAGCAgaataagtaagtaagtataTAGTCAcactttttcttcctttttaaaaatatgtggtTGGTTGAGGTCTCTGCACAGTGAACAGCGACTATAAACACACCAGTATAGTCATTTGGCCTCGATGGTAAACAATGTGCAACTTTATGTGACTGAATGACAGGAGGGAGCAAATTCTAGCATTTGTTTTCCTTATTAGACACAATTTGCCAGCTTTTACATGAGGAAGTACAGTCTGTGAAAATGTTTAAGTCTCTCATGTTTTCCATGTCATATTCTATCTTGCTTAGATTACCTCCAATCCACagaatttacaaaaaaagctcATTGTGATAAAAGATCATTTTCAAGTTGTGAAATGGGATGCATTGTTAATGAATTAGAGATCCCAAtgtcttttttcatgtttatcaaACAACCTCAACAATAACCTAATGAATACATTATACTGGTGTAATAAAAGTTTTGACCTCACATCATGTGTTATTCAATGATGCAGCAAATGTAGTACATTCCCATTCGATGTGGATACCATTGAGTTTCATTATTTCTCCACTACATCACATGATATGCAGTGACGCTCTACTATACCTTCATATTCTCAATTTTAACgctgcataatttttttttcatcttttaacAATCCTGCTGTTTGATTTCTATCAATGCCGTTGGCCTTAAATGGTGGAGACGTGTTCTATAACGCTTGATGGAGTCCGGATACAAAATCTTGGTAAAATGGCTCTGAGTAGGAAAGAATTCAAAATAGTTGAGTCACAAACAATAAATTGGTACACACAGGTGCAGCTTAATAAATTAGAATATCTCTGAAAAGTACATTTGAGTATTTCATATGgttcgttttttcatttttagccaataaccataggtatgaatgtgagtgtgaatggttgtttgtctatatgtgccctgggattggctggcgaccagtccagggtggaccccacctctcgcccaagacagctgggataggctccagcacccttcgcgacccttgtgaggaaaagcggtagaaaatgaatgaatgaatgaacccacaAATTTCATGAAATGTgaaaagcagtacaaaaatcattcattttctaccgctttttcctcacaagggtcgcgggggtgctggagcctatcccagctgtcttcgggcgagaggcggggtacaccctggactggtcgccagccaatcacagggcacatatagacaaacaaccattcacactcacattcatacctatggacaatttggagtcgccaattaacctagcatgtttttggaatgtgggaggaaaccggagtacccggagaaaacccacgcatgcacggggagaacatgcaaactccacacagagatggcctagggtggaattgaacactggtctcctaactgtgaggtctgcgcgctaaccactcgaccaccgtgccgtcccctttgcacaatattgtaatttattgagCTTCACCTGTACATTGTAGAACGTGACTCACCTTTGTCAGGCTCGATAAATGAATGTCTAATGAGAAAGTCCAGCACCACCATAGCACAGTTTGGTTTGAAATCTTCAGTGGCCAGAAGTTCCTTCACCTGAAACCGagcctttataataataatatttggaaGTTGAAGCATGTCATACATGATTATGTGAACTCGCCTCATCTATGGGCAGAAGGTAGAAGTCCTGCACTTCTCCATCGCCGACTCTGGGATTGAAGGATGGAGGAAGTTCCAAATCAAAGACAAACTGGCTTTCTGAAAACACCCCCTCTCCATCTTCATACGTGTAGCTGAAGAACAATTGTAATAGATATGTTAGAACAATGTTAATTTAGATGCTCAGTGTTAAGATGGACACGTACCTTACAGTGGACACAGGGCGGGCCTTCTCTGCAAGGGCTTGTGGGATACATGCTTCTTCCTGACATTCTTTCACTAGTGTGTGCTTGATGCTCATGCCAGCAGCCAGACCACCTGCTGCCTTCAAAGACACAatgtctagtgcaggggtctcaaacacgcaggccaaatgtggcacgagtttgaggcccccgccttgatatgaaagtttaatgttagtgcggcccgtgcaagtttgatatggatgctgtatggtatcatgtacccagaaaaaattattacgtttgattaatgttcatgttaaaggttaaattggttaaactgttaatagttatcctccctatccgtgtggaagtggtaagtttttggctatttaagtttaatggaaataacttgaaggctaccgtttaggtcgctagctctctagtttgcgagttagcatgtgtctcaagaccctgcagttgtgcaatatgttgtaaataaaaagagtataaatgtgactatagtcgtgttttgtcatgtctacagggctctaataatgctttgttcattttaatctgaaaaaaaatttgtctaccgaccaactatatgtggtttctgaagtttttattatttgccattttattattattattattatatttatttattactgattgattttctttattcttgatttgtttattattcatcttattttgtgcagaaaaataaaaattaagatatttgagaacagtggaatgttttatcagagcttttattgtagaaaatcggaaccaaagcactgaaaaagtttgtatatttttctgtttttaataaatgcgttttttgttttttttggaaaacctgatgcggcccagccttgcccagaccctagctccagtggcccccaggtaaattgagtttgagacccctggtctagtggaTCTCACCAACTATTAGAGTCAATTTGTACTCACTATATTGTCCAATAGTCCAGGATAGGTCTGTTTCGTGGGGGAACGCCGTGCAAGCCACATGCTGACCTCCCCATTATCACTAACGGTGTATCCATTGATGTGGACTCCATAGCGCTTGATGCCAAAAAGACCTGTTGAACAGTAGAAGAGGCAGTAAACAGGCCACAAGCATTACAATGGTGCATATTGGGTGACTTACTGGTAGCTGCTCTTTCCATCCACATCACAGGTGAGTCTGAGAATTTGTCCATAACGCTGTACCTCTGATAGAACacaatgaatgagtgtaaatgtgttgGAAAGCTGTTTTTAGGTCACACACtatttacactacattacacCCTGTTGTAACATGGCGCACCTCATCTCTCCATCCTTTCAGGCAGTGCAATGAATGATCTTGTCTAAGCACCGACAGGACATCATCCACGGCCTCTGATCGTTTCGTGTACGAATCCAAGCTCTCGCACAGGGACAGGGCGCCCCCTTGTGTTGATTTGAACACATCTCCATAGCCTGTCAACAGTGAAGCGACGTGCGGGAGGATCCAACCAACTTTGCTTCCGTTCACCTCAAAACGCAGGCAATTTGCACGACAAGAACCTGTGGACATGAATTCGTGAGTGAATCGCATTCCAGAAAAATTACATGTACACTGTTGGTAATTTACCTGGCAAATAAAAGTTATTCATTCGGTGGAGCAGCTGGAGTACTTTATCTGACCAGACAGCGTTAGCCATTAAGGATGCAATATGTCTGGACTAAACCTCTTCATGCGTTATTGGAGTGAAATGAAACAACTTGGAAGAAAGGTTGCTATTGTAAGAGGTTATTTACATTTGTGTCAATGACTTCCTTGTCTAGATTGATTTCTTCTTTTCTGCCAGCAAAAACTGCTTTTAAGTCgaatactgccacctagtggagGGTAGACCCGTCTTGACGTGCGATTCAAATGCATGCACGTGCACATCTTTGTCAGTAGGTGGCGATACTCACTGACAATGTTTGGTCTGAAATCGCAAGGGGATACAGAATAAGAAGCATCAGTTCCGTAGTGTGAAATGTACATGAAGGAAGTCAGAGGAAGATGGAAATTTGTCGGCCAAGTTGCGTATTTATGTTTCATGTTGAATGGAATCGAGTCGATGCTTGTCATCTGTTGTTTCTGAATAAATCGTAAAGTttagctagcattagcaatCATTTTGCTAACGTCAGCGGTCATTCGGCTCAGCGTTGGTTAGCAGGCTAACAACAGTGACAGAAGGTAAGATTTCTTTCTACCTACAGagtctaacaataataaactgACTAATTTCGTTTGTTTATTCATGTAAATCTCTTTTTTGTACATTGCTTTGTATTTTCACTGCAAATTATCTCCAGTAAAAACATAAATGGCACCCCCTTGCTTTCTTTGAATTATTAGCGtgcggccctcagtggaaaaagtttggacacacctggTCTAGGAAATGGGCCGACCCGATCCAGTATTGGTATCGAGTTCTGATACCATCTGGAGAGATTTAGGATCCGTTAGCCACGTCGGTGCTTTAATGTTGTCTGCTGGTTGGTggacttgtttatttattcagcTTTGAAACAAGTCTGACTCAGCATACATGTTATTCAGCAGGTTTCTGCCCTGCAGAACCTAAACACATACATCATCAACCATGGTAAAAACAGTAAACAGGAAGTCTACTGAAACAATCTCAGTGAGCACAGCAGTAGCTGTCCTTCAAAACCtagccaaaagagtatcagAGTATCGAATATATGTTTACACATTTCTGGTTGTTCTTGTTTATGGTTGTTCTAATCATATTGTTATTGCAAACTCCAGTTGTGCACCATGGCTTCACCCGAGGtgaaaatgcaggaaatgaatgAAGTCGTCATCGTCACAATGTCCGAGGAGGCCAGTGGGAACCTCACGTCTGTGGTGGAGGACAAAACGGTGCTGGTGACAACACAGCTCAGCCATCAGCCAGGGTTTGTACCATCACACCAAAGAAACACATTGAATGGTGATATGAGCAGCTGTGACAGATCCAGTAGCACatcatgtgtttttgtttttgtgtaactTTCCAGTGAGGAAGTCCTTACAGTCACTCAGGTTGAAACAGATGATCAGAGTAAAACAGATGGCCTGTCCAGTGAAGAAGATGTAATTGGTAAATTGCTCCATTATATACATCAATTGTAAGAGAATTTTAACTTTGAGATATAATGACTAAAGCACTGCTTTCAAGTGTATTTCTTTGCTCAGTTAAAAGAGAATTTGGTCTCCTCGGCTTTGactgttgtctttttttgtctgcagTGAAGTTAACAGAGGAGGTGGATGTGGAAGCTGATGTGTTCTACCCCATCACGTGTGGCGATGCCAAAGCCACACTGGTGTGGAAGAAGTTTGTCTGCCCTGGGAttaatgtgaaatgtgtccagGTAATTTTTATGGTTGACAAAGCAGTACTAATGAATCAGAAGCTCTTGGTTCATTATTCCATTTCCATAAGGCATTGCCTTTGATCAATGTATTCATTTGGGCgttgcaatgacatcagctcCTCTCTGGGCTTTGGCCTCCTGGTCCTCTGGCTCACtctttgtgttttgtattttattagttCAATGATCAGCTCATCAGCCCAAAGGAGTTTGTCTGCTTAGCAGGCAAGTCCACCCTGAAGGACTGGAAAAGAGCCATCCGATTCAACGGCACCATGCTCAGGTTTGGATCAAATACTTTATTGTAATCAATGACTTAGATTATTTAGCTTAGTGAAGTTGTTAATTATCTTGCTATTAGCAGTTTGTCCTATTGCTAAATCAGTGTTTACCAACCTTTATTGAGCCGGGGCACATAGTAgaccaggggcctcaaacacgcggcccgtgggccaaatgtggcccgcaggacactagtttgaggcccccgccttgatatgaaagtatggtatcatgtacccagaaaaaattattaagtttgattaatgttcatgttaaaggttaaataactgttaataattaacctccctatccatgtggaagtggtaagtttttggctatttaagtttaaaggaaataacttgaaggctaccgtttaggtcgctagctctctaatttgtgagttagcatgtgtctcaagaccctgcagttgcgcaatatgttgtaaataaaaaaaagtataaatgtgactatagtcgtgttttgtcatgtctacggggttctgataatgctttgttaattttaatctgaaaaaaataatttttctacccaccaactatatgtggtttctgaagtttttattatttgccattttattattattattatatttatttattactgattgattttctttattcttgattttttttttcatcttaatttgtgcagaaaaataaaaattaagatatttgagaacagtggaatgttttatcagagcttttcttgtagaaaatcgaaaccaaaacaaagtgtattcatttttctgcttttaataaatgcgttgtttttttttggaaaacctgatgcggtccagtctcacccagaccctagctccagtggcccacaagtaaattgagtttgagacccctgtattagacattaaaatgttactatgtATAAAAAACCAGCCGCCTCTATCTACTCTATTTATTCTTCTGTATGTTACAGAATTTAGTAAACATTTCCTGCATTATTGTGTCGTTTTATACcatacaaaacaaacatgtcaccATAAGCTATTTATCAGGAAGATCATGGACTCAGGCGAGCTGGACTTCTACCTGCACGCAAAGGTCTGCTCCAACACCTGCCGCAGCACCAAGATTGACGTGGTGGGAAACAAAGTATCTGTCAGCTCTGATCAGTCTGCTGAATTGGCTGGTGCTGCTTCATCCAGTGCTTACTGTGAGTAGATCAGACCTCATCATCCCTCAGGGCTGAATGTGCTAGCTTATCTTCTGTCCTAGCTGACATTCATAATGGGACATCTTGGAAAAACATCACACTTGCTATTTTATTTTACCGATATCAAGCCGATATCAGCATGAGTCATACATgcttttattacttattttgtggTGTGGAATGCTAGAAAAGGATAGGTCAAGTGAAGACGTTTTCCCATCTACTGTCTTCACCAAAATGTTTTTCTAATACTAATGATATACATGTCCAGAAAGCGGACgtcagtgtatatatatatttttaaatgttgtaaaCAGTTCAGTCTCGGTGAAGGTCTATGCGTCATACTCCTCCCCAGAAGCTGGGTAAGGAGTTTTCCCATGACCCTGCTAACATCACATAGACAAAGTAAGGTTATATATACTTTTGTTAAAATTATTGTCCTTGAATGAGTTCTACTCTGTGCGTAAtcatgttatttcattttttttttgtggcctgGTACATAAAACGTCCTTCGGCTTCTTGAAAGACGATATACAAAGGCATTTCAATAAGTTTGAATAGCAATGCTGTTCAGAAAAATGATCATCTGTGGCTCGTGCTCGAGAGACAGactaaacaaaaagaaaaagaaaaatggaaattaacattaaaaaaatatgttgtttgcATCGTAGTGAATGGAGGATCCCTGACAGAGTCACCCGAGGAACCTTCAGAATGGGTCACAGCCATAAGAGGTGATTCTGAGTCTGCACACACCAAATATGTTTAACATTGAGAAGCTGTGGTTGTCACACTGTTTgtctgcttgtgtgtctccAGAGGACTCGATAACATTCTGGCATGCAGTGAAGGAGGCAGGGCTGCTGGAGGAGGTGATTGAGGACTTCCAGAAAGAGCTCCAAGAAGTGCTGAAGGGGCTGCAAAAAAGAGTGTCTGAACCACCACTGCAGGTTAAAGGTTAGAACCCCAAACTGTGATGGTGTCCGATGCTTTACATGGCTGTTAACATGGGCTCATTTGTTTTGTCAGATGCCGTTTTGCTCAATAACATTGTGCAAAACTTTGGGATGCTGGATCTGGTGAAAAAGGTTTTGACTAGTCATAAGAGCCAGATGGATCATTACAGAGAACAGTACACCAACAGCCTCGCTGGTCAGTCTTTTTTTGAGGAATTGTGCCACATATACAGCAAAGCTTGCTATTGGTTGTATTATATTCCACGTTATGTGTATGACTTGGTTTTAGTATTGATGAGATGTTGTGTTGCTCCACAGCTCTGGAGCAGCAGTGTGATCAGCACCGGAAGCGAGCCAAGGAGCTGAAGAGTAAATCTCAGCACCTAAACAACGTCCTGATGAACCTCACCCCGGCACCAGCCACCCCACCAAGAAAACGTGCCCGGGTCAGCCACGCCACTACCACCCCAGCCACAATCAGCCCGGCGCCCACACAGGTCACGCTGCCTCTCAGCCAGCTCAGCGGCGTGGCGCTCGGCAAGCTGCTTACTGTGGCGGGAGCTCCCGCGGCCACCAACTTGGGCGGATACACTCTACTGACCTCGCCGCTCAACGGCTCGGAGCTGGTGGCCGACGCGTCCAACCTTACGGTGCTTTCCACCGTGGCAGGTCAAGAAGTGACATCCGCCGAGAGCAGCTCTACCGTCTCTTTTGTCAAAATGGTCAGCCCTCAGTTCCAGTTGGTAACTCTGCCAGCCACGTTACAGGGCCTGGCCGCCACTCAGAGCACCACCATCGCACAGCCGCTCGGAAGCATCACAGTGGTGGATGCCACGGCGGCCAGTGCAGACATTTTTCTACAGGGAGTTCAAACTGGTGAGGATGAAGAAGGTCAGCCCAAAGAGGTGAGGGGCGATGACATGCAGCAGCTGGCCGAGCAGCAATGATGGAAAATTAGCATTCCGTTTGTTCAGGGATACATCCTTTAGTTTAGCTTTCTTTTTAaagtgcaacttttttttttttgccgtagCAGTATTGAAGATGTTCTCATGTTAATTTAGAGCAAAGCATAAGATAGCTGAGGAAACGGTGCACACTTTAACTAGTCAGGTTTAGGATTACTTGGCTTCTACTCTTGTCTCAGTCcttgctgtgtgtgtacatggtttatatatatatatatatagacacaaAATGTACTATGTAAAACATTATACAATGTATGATGAATGTTGTggggaaaaatgaataatagcACATTATCTGTacttgctgtgtttgttttttggacaACATTGGGAAAGGGGAAGAACAGTGTTTTTCCTAAAACCTGGAGTAAACGATCGCACACCAATGTCTTCTTCTGCCTCGTTCTGCTCTGCATTTGAGTTTCTAATCATCATACACCAATGaacaaaatgtaacagttttCTTTGCTGATGTATAAACTGCTCGTAATAATACGTTGTATCTTAATTTCTTGTAAATacgacatttttatttatttttttgtgtattccATGTGACATGTTGCTGCTATTCTAACAAACCCAGTTAGACTATGGCTTTGCACTAATGCACACTTACATATAAACCTAAATAGTCTAAATTACagagtagtttataaaatacataatgcaatgtattgCTGTATTTAATTCATGTTGGAAAATCCTGTACCTTGCGTTCACGTAATGTAAGATGATACATAAGCACAGCAAATTATTCTGCCATTGGGTGAAAATATGATCGTGGTGTAATTGAACAGGCTGGAAGTGGTTTCATTCTACCAGTGGGGCACCTTCGTACCTCTTGCCGGGGATGGAACCTGCCTCCGCACATCCCAGCTGAATGAGAATGAAGTTGAGCAGCACTAGTCAATGAGCTCAAGGCCCAGTGCAGCTCTTAAGGGGTCGGAGAGTCTCCAGCATCTTGGCCTGCACTTGAGtggtttaaatttaaaaaa
It encodes:
- the tpk2 gene encoding thiamin pyrophosphokinase 2 codes for the protein MANAVWSDKVLQLLHRMNNFYLPGSCRANCLRFEVNGSKVGWILPHVASLLTGYGDVFKSTQGGALSLCESLDSYTKRSEAVDDVLSVLRQDHSLHCLKGWRDERYSVMDKFSDSPVMWMERAATSLFGIKRYGVHINGYTVSDNGEVSMWLARRSPTKQTYPGLLDNIAAGGLAAGMSIKHTLVKECQEEACIPQALAEKARPVSTVSYTYEDGEGVFSESQFVFDLELPPSFNPRVGDGEVQDFYLLPIDEVKELLATEDFKPNCAMVVLDFLIRHSFIEPDKEPFYQDFVSGLHQAL
- the gmeb2 gene encoding glucocorticoid modulatory element-binding protein 2, which encodes MASPEVKMQEMNEVVIVTMSEEASGNLTSVVEDKTVLVTTQLSHQPGEEVLTVTQVETDDQSKTDGLSSEEDVIVKLTEEVDVEADVFYPITCGDAKATLVWKKFVCPGINVKCVQFNDQLISPKEFVCLAGKSTLKDWKRAIRFNGTMLRKIMDSGELDFYLHAKVCSNTCRSTKIDVVGNKVSVSSDQSAELAGAASSSAYLNGGSLTESPEEPSEWVTAIREDSITFWHAVKEAGLLEEVIEDFQKELQEVLKGLQKRVSEPPLQVKDAVLLNNIVQNFGMLDLVKKVLTSHKSQMDHYREQYTNSLAALEQQCDQHRKRAKELKSKSQHLNNVLMNLTPAPATPPRKRARVSHATTTPATISPAPTQVTLPLSQLSGVALGKLLTVAGAPAATNLGGYTLLTSPLNGSELVADASNLTVLSTVAGQEVTSAESSSTVSFVKMVSPQFQLVTLPATLQGLAATQSTTIAQPLGSITVVDATAASADIFLQGVQTGEDEEGQPKEVRGDDMQQLAEQQ